The Mycolicibacterium brumae DNA window CCGACATCCTCGCCCAGTGCGGCGCGCAACTGGTGATCGACGAGAGCTGGCCCCTCAGCACCACAGATCTGGGCGACTACCGTCCCGTTCGCACCGCGCCGGATGCCGCCGCCTACGCCGTGTTCACCTCCGGAACCACCGGAAAACCCAAGGGCGTCATCGGAACTCACCGCGCCGTGCTGGCGTACGCGGTCGACCACGCCGCGCACGTGCTGCGCCCGGCCGCCGACCGGCTGGGCCGTCCGCTGCGCATCGCGCACGGCTGGTCGTTCACCTTCGACGCGGCCTGGCAGCCGCTGGCCGGCCTGCTCGACGGCCACAGCGTGCACATCATCGGCGACGACATCCAGCGCGACGCCGAGAAACTCGTCGACACCATCGACGAGCGCCGGATCGACCTCATCGACACCACCCCGTCGATGTTCGCCCAGCTGCACGCCGCCGGACTGCTCACCCGCGTCCCGCTGCCGGTGCTGGCCCTCGGCGGGGAAGCCATCGGAACGTCGACCTGGGCCGCGATCCGGGACGCCTGCGCGCGCGCCGGGATGACGGCCTACAACTGCTACGGGCCCACCGAGACCACCGTGGAGGCCGTGGTCGCCGAGATCCACTGCGTCGACCATCCGGTGATCGGCTCGCCGACCGGCGGCACCGGGGCCGCGGTCCTGGATTCCTGGCTGCGCCCGGTCCCCGACGGGGCGGCCGGCGAGCTGTACCTGTCCGGGGACCAGCTGACCCGCGGTTACCTGGGCCGGGCGGGGGAGACCTCGACCCGCTACGTCGCCGACCCGACCCGCCCGGGACAGCGGATGTATCGCACCGGCGATTTGGCGCGCCGCGGCGCCGACGGGTCCCTGCGCTATCTCGGCCGCAGCGACGAACAGGTCAAGATCCGCGGCTACCGCGTCGAACCGGGCGAGGTCGTCGCCGTGCTGATGACCCACCCGGAGGTGCGCGCCGCGCACGTCGCGGTGCGCCGCTACCGCAGCGGGCCCCGGCTGGTCGCCTACCTGGACACCGGCGACGCGAACCCGTCGGTCGCCGAGATCCGCGACATGCTGAGCTCGCGGCTGCCGAGATACCTGGTCCCGCACCGCATTCTGACGCTGGACGGGCTGCCGCTGACCGTCAACGGCAAGGTCGACGACCGCGCGCTGGCCGCCCTCGACGGGACCGAGGACTCCGGATCCGGCGCGGCCCCGGAAACCGACACCGAGAAGGCGCTGGCGGAGATCGTCGCCGAGTTGCTGGAAGCGCCGTCGGTCGACGTCACCGCCGAACTGCTGTCGCTGGGCTTGGACAGCATCGTGGCGCTGTCGGTGGTCCAGGCGGCGCGTCGGCGCGGCATCCCGGTGCGGGCCCGGCTGCTGCTGGAATGCGACTCGATCCGCGACCTCGCCGCCGCCATCGACGAGGAGGACACCGCGCACGCCGACCCGACCCCGGCGCCGGCGGCGCAAGGCAGTGTTGACGCGCCGGGCCTCTTCCTCGCTCGTTCCTCGCTCGTCGAACCCGGCGGCGGCCCGATCCCGGCGCTGCCCAACGCGCGCTGGCTCTACCAGTACGGCGATCCGCGCCGGCTGGTCCAGACCGAGGCGATCCGACTGCCCAACGGCGTCACCGGCGATCAGCTGCGCGCTCTGCTGGCCGCCGCGGCCGACGCGCACGAGGTGCTGCGCTGCCGCTACGACCCGGGCGCCGCCACCCTGATCCCGGACGCCGACGGCCCGCAACTGCGCGAGGTGGAGGTCACCGGTGACCTGGGCGCCGCGGTCGCCGAGGCGACCCGGGCCGCGGTGGAGGACCTCGACCCGGTGGCGGGCCGGCTGCTCATCCCGATCTGGCTGCGCGGGTCCGGGCACAGCGTGCTGGTGCTCACCGGGCACGTGCTGGCGCTGGACCCGGCGTCCTGGCGGATCCTGATCGCCGAACTCGACGCCGGCTGGCACGCGCTGGCAGGGGGCGGTGCGGCCCGGCCGGTCCGGGAACGCACCAGTTACCGGCAGTGGTCGACGCTGCTCGGTGAGCGCGCCCGGCAACTGGACTCGGTGGACTTCTGGGCCGGCCAACTCGACGGCCCCGACCCTGCCCTGGGCGCCCGCAGGCTGCGCCCGGACACCGACCGCGCGGCCGAGCTACGCGTCACGGTGTCCATCAGCGACCCACAGCTCAGCGCCGCGCTGCTGGCGAATCCGGGGGAGATCACCGACCGGCTGGCCAGGGCCGCGGCGATCATGATCATGAGATGGCGGGCCCGGCGCGGCGAGGCGACCCCGACCCCGCTGCTGGCGGTGGAAACCC harbors:
- a CDS encoding non-ribosomal peptide synthetase, producing the protein MTSTDTQTAGAQRAPAIEDVLALSPLQLGLYSMAALSDGDTGRADPYIIAMAADIDGALDVDLLRNCATAMLVRHPNLRAAFFRGDLRKPVQVIPRQVRLPWRHITAPDRDTALRLEAQDRRRPFDLARGPAIRFLLVELPDGHWRLAVVAHHIVIDGWSLPLFVGELIALYQSGADAAALPPAPRPYRDYIGWLAGRDEQQSLALWRSHLDGLAEPTLLTPALTSAEPAPGLPVRAEVRLDEAATASLVAAARARGVTVNTLVQLAWALILSSCVGRSDVVFGVTVSGRPGEITGVESMIGLFINTVPLRVRLDPAATVGQSCLALQREAAALRDHSYLSHTDLRALAGVGEMFDTLLVYENFPPGGLVGGGSFTVGGATFAPAALESLAHFPVTIAAHLAGDRLTVLVESLPGALGEMSRESLGRRVVDVVGRLLDGWDAPLRDVSLLADGESPAPRTPAEMDAAGSPAIHLRFAEIAAARSDQVALTFDGGSMSYGELDRAADLLAADLLDRGVRPEQPVAIVLGRGPRYVVAMLAVLKAGAMIVPLEPGMPADRIADILAQCGAQLVIDESWPLSTTDLGDYRPVRTAPDAAAYAVFTSGTTGKPKGVIGTHRAVLAYAVDHAAHVLRPAADRLGRPLRIAHGWSFTFDAAWQPLAGLLDGHSVHIIGDDIQRDAEKLVDTIDERRIDLIDTTPSMFAQLHAAGLLTRVPLPVLALGGEAIGTSTWAAIRDACARAGMTAYNCYGPTETTVEAVVAEIHCVDHPVIGSPTGGTGAAVLDSWLRPVPDGAAGELYLSGDQLTRGYLGRAGETSTRYVADPTRPGQRMYRTGDLARRGADGSLRYLGRSDEQVKIRGYRVEPGEVVAVLMTHPEVRAAHVAVRRYRSGPRLVAYLDTGDANPSVAEIRDMLSSRLPRYLVPHRILTLDGLPLTVNGKVDDRALAALDGTEDSGSGAAPETDTEKALAEIVAELLEAPSVDVTAELLSLGLDSIVALSVVQAARRRGIPVRARLLLECDSIRDLAAAIDEEDTAHADPTPAPAAQGSVDAPGLFLARSSLVEPGGGPIPALPNARWLYQYGDPRRLVQTEAIRLPNGVTGDQLRALLAAAADAHEVLRCRYDPGAATLIPDADGPQLREVEVTGDLGAAVAEATRAAVEDLDPVAGRLLIPIWLRGSGHSVLVLTGHVLALDPASWRILIAELDAGWHALAGGGAARPVRERTSYRQWSTLLGERARQLDSVDFWAGQLDGPDPALGARRLRPDTDRAAELRVTVSISDPQLSAALLANPGEITDRLARAAAIMIMRWRARRGEATPTPLLAVETHGRADAVVDPDGATDTAETLGLLSAIYPVRVSPVDGMPEIPGDGIDYGLLRYLRDDTAQRLAALPEPQLMLNYLGRTEIGRGGAATQDRSLLAGASLIPEPNLAVRHELTIIAAVMLDPAGSGEPVLATQWRWLPEIFTDDDIAVMQQLWQEALS